The nucleotide window tctacacgctgacaggactctacacgctgacaggactctacacgctgacaggactctacacgctgacaggactctacacactcacaggactctacacgctgacaggactctacacgctgacaggactctacacactgacaggactctacacactgacaggactctacacactgacaggactctacacactcacaggactctacacactcacaggactctacacactgacaggactctacacactgacaggactctacacactgacaggactctacacactgacaggactctacacactgacaggactctacacactcacaggactctacacactgacaggactctacacactgacaggactctacacactgacaggactctacacactgacaggactctacacactgacaggactctacacactgacaggactctacacactgacaggactctacacactgacaggactctacacactgacaggactctacacactgacaggactctacacactcacaggactctacacgctgacaggactctacacactgacaggactctacacgctgacaggactctacacactgacaggactctacacgctcacaggactctacacgctgacaggactctacacgctgacaggactctacacgctgacaggactctacacactgacaggactctacacgctgacaggactctacacactgacaggactctacacgctgacaggactctacacactcacaggactctacacgctgacaggactctacctCTCTTCCCCCCCATTCTCCTCACCTCTCGCTCCCCCCCATTCtcctcaactctctctcccccattctcctcacctctctctcccccattctcctcacctctctctccccattctcctcacctctctcccccattctcctcacctctctctcccccattctcctcacctctctcccccattctcctcacctctctcccccattctcctcacctctctcccccattctcctcacctctctcccccattctcctcacctctctctctctctctcccattctctcagACAGCTGGATTAAACTAGATCTACTGACAGCCTGTGACAAAGGGAAGATGTCcatcctcctcatctccttctcatTCAATGGGTTTTGAGACGAGATCTTCACCAAGACTGGACACGCCCCCCTCTCTCCACCAAGACTGGACACGCCCCCTCTCTCCACCAAGACTGGACACGACCCCCTCTCTCCACCAAGACTGGACACGCCCCTCTCTTCACCAAGACGACACGCCCCCTCTCTTCACCAAGACTGGACACACCCCCTCTCTCCACCAAGACTGGACACGCCCCCCTCTCTCCACCAAGACTGGACACGCCCCCCCTCTCTTCACCAAGACTGGACACGCCCCCCTCTCTCCACCAAGACTGGACACGCCCCCCTCTCTTCACCAAGACTGGacacacccccctctctccactcaCCCATCAACCCTCCATTTATACTCTACTGTGCCAGATGGATTGAACAGTATCTACTGTTACAGAAGAGGTTAGACAGACACTGTCCATCCCCTCAACTCTCCACCTACCATCTCTCTCCAACTCTGTCCCTCACACCTCTCACTCTCATCACTACCCCCCCTTCAACTCTCCATCTTTAACCTCGATTAGAAAATGGACGTctcaaacaaaaacaaaagtaAAACTGAACTTTTAAACAAAGATAACAAAGAGACTGAGGTTTGGTCATTGAGATAAACACCTAGTTCATCTGATCCTTTATTCCGTAACTACAGCTGTACAGAGcgatctctctctcacacaatcaTTAGAAAATATACAAACCACAAATGAAAGGTTTCTTGTCTACACCGCGACGCGTTGGACAGAACAAAACACTGATAATACAGTGGTATGGTAAAAAAATGACATCAttcatcatcttcctcctcctcctcctcttcatcgctGATGACATATTTCTTGGCCTTCTTGggttccacctcctcctcctcctcatcctccccagCCTTCCTCTTCAATGAACTCTCCCCttcctagagagagaggggagagagagacaggagagagaggggggagagagaaagaggagagagagaggggggcgaaagaaagagggggagagaaacaggagaaATGTGATATGACTCACTTCAGATCTGCCTCAAAGTGCTTTGTTACCTGAACTAGATTCATATATGTAGTGATTCACACTGTCTTCTGCTGCTAGAACATAGGACTGCaccctctgtcacactgtcttctgctgctagaacataggactgcaccctctgtcacactgccttctgctgctagaacataggactgcaccctctgtcccactgtcttctgctgctagaacataggactgcaccctctgtcccactgtcttctgctgctagaacataggactgcaccctctgtcacactgtcttctgctgctagaacataggactgcaccctctgtcacactgtcttctgctgctagaacataggactgcaccctctgtcccactgtcttctgctgctagaacataggactgcaccctctgtcccactgtcttctgctgctagaacataggactgcaccctctgtcacactgtcttctgctgctagaacataggactgcaccctctgtcacactgtcttctgctgctagaacataggactgcaccctctgtcacactgccttctgctgctagaacataggactgcaccctctgtcacactgtcttctgctgctagaacataggactgcaccctctgtcacactgtcttctgctgctagaacataggactgcaccctctgtcacactgtcttctgctgctagaacataggactgcaccctctgtcccactgtcttctgctgctagaacataggactgcaccctctgtcccactgtcttctgctgctagaacataggactgcaccctctgtcacactgtcttctgctgctagaacataggactgcaccctctgtcacactgtcttctgctgctagaacataggactgcaccctctgtcacactgccttctgctgctagaacataggactgcaccctctgtcacactgtcttctgctgctagaacataggactgcaccctctgtcacactgtcttctgctgctagaacataggactgcaccctctgtcacactgtcttctgctgctagaacataggactgcaccctctgtcacactgtcttctgctgctagaacataggactgcaccctctgtcacactgtcttctgctgctagaacataggactgcaccctctgtcacactgccttctgctgctagaacataggactgcaccctctgtcacactgtcttctgctgctagaacataggactgcaccctctgtcacactgtcttctgctgctagaacataggactgcaccctctgtcacactgtcttctgctgctagaacataggactgcaccctctgtcacactgtcttctgctgctagaacataggactgcaccctctgtcacactgtcttctgctgctagaacataggactgcaccctctgtcacactgccttctgctgctagaacataggactgcaccctctgtcacactgccttctgctgctagaacataggactgcaccctctgtcacactgtcttctgctgctagaacataggactgcaccctctgtcacactgtcttctgctgctagaacataggactgcaccctctgtcacactgtcttctgctgctagaacataggactgcaccctctgtcacactgtcttcTGCTGCTAGAACATAGGACTGCACCCTCTGTCACACGGTCTTCCGCTGCTAGAACATAGGACTGCaccctctgtcacactgtcttccgctgctagaacataggactgcaccctctgtcacactgtcttctgctgctagaacataggactgcaccctctgtcacactgtcttctgctgctagaacataggactgcaccctctgtcacactgtcttctgctgctagaacataggactgcaccctctgtcacactgtcttcTGCTGCTAGAACATAGGACTGCACCCTCTGTCACAACTCACCTCTCCATTCTCTTACTGTActtacacctgtgtgtgtgtgtgtgtgtgtgtgtgtgtgtgtgtgtgtgtgtgtgtgtgtgtcacccacCTCATCAGAGTCTAGTTTCTTGGCCTTGAGCAGTCTCTGGGCTTTGTCATCATCAGaaccctcatcactgtcagaCGAGTAGATCCTAGCACGCTCctctggatggagggagggaggagagaggggagggatagaAGAGGAGGGGaacagaagagaggaaggaagagggagGCGGAGGAGATGGAAGGGGGTTGAgcgagggaggacagagggaggaagcaGGGTAGAGttagagggggatggatggaggagaggagggagaggacacATTAACATGGTTTCTCTGTCTCCTCAGGCCTTCTCCTCCTCGCCTGGATTTGATCTGGTTGGGTCTGCGTTTAGacgggttgtgtgtgtgtgtgtgtgtgtgtctagatgTGTGTTGTGTCTCCTCACCCCTcagtcctcctgctcctcctcccccttGTATTTGCTCTTGATGGCGGCCAGGCTGACTGACTCATCCCCCTCCTCATCGTCGTCATAGCGATCAGGCTCCAGGTAACCGGCGCTCAACCCTCGTTGGTGCTGCTTCTCTCTCATCCGCCGCTGTTGGCCCTCACGACGGATAGACGCCCGCAGACGCTCCTCTTCTTTctgtagggggagggagggggagggagggggagggaggaggagggggagggggagggaggaggagggaggggaggggagggggagggagggaggaggagaggaggagagatgggtcAACATTTTAACCCCTCATGAGATAAGGTGTTGTCCTGTCTATTtgaaatgttctgagaacatatAGGACAGATATAGGACAGTGTATTCAGCAATATCAGCCCAGTCAGTGTTTCTAGTAACAACAGaaagtctgtctcctctccaaaCCGTAGTTactacactgaactaaaatataaacccatcatgtaaagtgttggtcccatgtttcatgagctgaaataaaaagatcccagacattttccacacgcacaaaaagcttatttctctcaaatgtgtttacatccctgttagtgagaatttctcctttgccaagataatccatccacctgacaggtgtggcatatcaagaagctgattaaacagcatgatccttacacaggtgcaccttgtgctggggacaataaaaggccattctaaaatgtgcagtttggtcacacaacacaatgccacagttgtctcaagttttgagggagcgtgcaattggcatgctgactgcagaaatgtccagaGAATgtcatgttaatttctctaccataagcctccaacgtcgttttggagaatttggcagtacgtccaaccggcctcacaaccgcagaccacgtgtaaccacgccagcccaggacctccacatccggcttcttcatctgcgggatcgtctgagaccagccactggactgctgatgaaactgtgggtttgcacaaccaaagaagttctgtccaaactgtcagaaaccatctcagggaagctcatctacgtgctcgtcatcctcaccagggtcttgacctgaatgCAGTTCGACGTCGTAACCCacttcagtggacaaatgctcacatttgatggccactggcacactggagtagtgtgctcttcacggataaatcccggtttcaactgtaccgggaagagggcagacagtgtgtatggcgttgtgtgggcgagtggtttgctgatgtcaacgttatgaacagagtgccccatggtggtggtggggttatggtatgggcaggcataagctacggacaacgaacccAATTACCTTTTATCGATgtcaatttgaatacacagagataaccttcaagagatcctgaggcccattgacgtgccattcatccgccgccatcacctcatgtttcagcatgataatgcacggccccaggTAGCAAGGACATGTACACAATTCCAattcttggaagctgaaaatgtcccagttcttccattgcctgcatactcaccagacatgtcacccattgagcatgtttgggatgctctggatcaaaatgtacgacagcgtgttccagttcctgccaatatccagcaacttcacacagccattgaagagtgggacaacattccacaggccacaatcaacagcctgatcaactctacgcgAAGGACAGTTgcttgaggcaaatggtggtcacaccagatactgactggttgtcTTTTTTTAAGGCATCTTTGACCAACAgctgcatatctatattcccagtcatgtgaaatccatagattagggcctaatgaattacttatatgaactgtaactcagtaaaatcttttaaattgttgcatttttGCGTTCATATTTATATTCAGTGTAATTCTACTAACATTACACACCTCATAACCTTATTACATTACATCCAGTATGAAATCACACAGTCCTGCATGTTACCTTGATCATCTCGCTGCGTTGAGACTCAGGGTCTCGTCCAGCCATGGGCAGTATTCTGATCTTCTGGGTTTTAGAACAGCGGTCGGCCAGAGAGAGGGTCATCTTCCTGTGGGTGGCGCTGTCTGTCGAgtggggtctggagagagagaacacacacaataATGGGCTTATATCTCAGCACTGTCTGTCGAgtggggtctggagagagagaacacacaataATGGGCTTATATCTCAGCACTGTCTGTCGAgtggggtctggagagagagaacacacacaataATGGGCTTATATCTCAAAAACAGATATTCATGCTTTTTCCTTCAGACTGAAAGAGGAACGTCGTCTCATAATTCTGTAGCAAAACAAGTCACGTTCTAATACTTTACCAAAACAAGTCACCTTCTATTCTAATACTTTACCAAAACAAGTAACACTGAACCTTAATTCTCGACCAAAACAAATAGTTCTACCCTGATAATGAATCCAAACAATGCTGTATCAGAAGGTAAAGCCCCATGACATCTAGTAAGTCACGTTCTATGGTAAGACCCCATCAAAACAACTGTTCTGTAAGCAGCTTGGCTAAAAccagacactaacacacacttacccactctgttctgttccctcAGATAAGACATGTCTGAACAGAGCTCTGCTTagacactgttgttgttgttcacTATTAAATCTGGACCGTGTTCTTCTATTTGGTGCATGATGTCTGTCAGAGCTCTGGGTTGGCGTTCAGACAGAgggcaaggtgtgtgtgtgtgtgtgtgtgtgtgtgtgtgtgtgtgtgtgtgtgttgacagagTTACCTGAAGGTGAGTTTGGTCTTGAACACAGCCTGTCCCTGTAACCCAGTCCCCTGTCTGATGAACAGGTGGTTGTGGTCTCCCTGGAGAGGAGCTTTATACACATCGAACACCTCATTACCCAGGTGGAGAGACATGCTGTGGAGAGAGAACACggatacatacacacgcacacacacacacacacgtgtgtgcaCATACACACGTAAACACAGATTTCACATGGTCAAATCAATGAATGAATTATTCAATCATTCACAATCATCAGCTGTCCAGtgtttctcctcttcctccagccCTCTGAGGACCTtgcggtggtgtgtgtgtgtgtgtgtgtgtgtgtgtgtgtgcgctgacCTGCCGTCAGACCACTTGACGATGCGGGCGTTACTCTCTCTGGCGtcgccccctcctccccttcttgGCTCTCCACCGGATAGTATTCTCAACCTGAACACAGAACACGGTCAcgtcactctcacacacacacacacacacacacacacacacacacactgcagacacacagggcacacacacaccttcagttTGAGCCTGGTCCGACCCTCTTCATCcaacatctcctcatcctcaaaCTCATCTTCATAGTACTGAgggtcaaagggtctgaacagGGAGGAACACATCACATTAGACACACAGTTCAGAGGGAAGACACTGCTTCTACCTgtccagacccttcagatctgTTAACATGGAACGGCAAGGGTTAGGGAGTGAACTGGGACCAGCTGGGGTGTGTCTAACCTGGGCTCAACAGAGAGGAAGTTGGGTAGTTTGACGAAGTAGAGGTCTGATCCTAGATCCGTGCTGACTTTAGGAATCTCCACCTCGATACGAGTCTCTGGGACGGGCTCCTCCTCAGCGTGATCCCCCTCCACACCCTCCTCCTGGTCCTGGAGACACAGACACGCTTCATTATTAGTTATTGTAACATGCAGAGGTAAAGTTTCTCTCACCAGGGGTTGTCCTGGAGTGGGGGGGTAAAGTTACTCTCACCAGGGGTTGTCCTGGAGTGGGGGGTAAAGTTACTCTCACCAGGGGTTGTCCTGGAGTGGGGGGTAAAGTTACTCTCACCAGGGGTTGTCCTGGAGTGGGGGTAAAGTGTGTCTCACCAGGGGTTGTCCTGGAGTGGGGGGGTAAAGTTACTCTCACCAGGGGTTGTCCTGGAGTGGGGGGGTAAAGTGTGTCTCACCAGGGGTTGTCCTGGAGTGGGGGGGGTAAAGTTACTCTCACCAGGGGTTGTCCTGGAGTGGGGGGGTAAAGTGACTCTCACCAGGGGTTGTCCTGGAGTGGGGGGGTAAAGTGTGTCTCACCAGGGGTTGTCCTGGAGTGGGGGGGTAAAGTGTGTCTCACCAGGGGTTGTCCTGGAGTGGGGGGGTAAAGTTCTCTCACCAGGGGTTGTCCTGGAGTGGGGGGTAAAGTTACTCTCACCAGGGGTTGTCCTGGAGTGGGGGGGTAAAGTGTCTCTCACCAGGGGTTGTCCtggagtgggggggggggtaaagtGTGTCTCACCAGGGGTTGTCCTGGAGTGGGGGGTTTCTCAGCATCACTGTCTGATGAGATGTCGTCTGCCTCTCCAAACAGGTCGTCTGCTGCTGGCTTCTTAcctgaggaagagatggagagagatgagtcctgacccctaacctctaaccctgacccctaacctctaaccctgacccctaacctctaaccctgacccctaacctctgacccctaaccctgacccctaaccctgacccctaacctctaaccctaacccctaaccttgaCCCCTAACCttgacccctaacctctgaccctgacccctgacccctaacctctaacccctaacccctaaccctgacccctaacctctgaccctgacccctaacctctgacccgaAACAGGTAGGAGTTGAACATAGAGGGATTATACCCTG belongs to Coregonus clupeaformis isolate EN_2021a unplaced genomic scaffold, ASM2061545v1 scaf2074, whole genome shotgun sequence and includes:
- the LOC123488228 gene encoding LOW QUALITY PROTEIN: RNA polymerase-associated protein LEO1-like (The sequence of the model RefSeq protein was modified relative to this genomic sequence to represent the inferred CDS: inserted 3 bases in 2 codons; deleted 3 bases in 2 codons) gives rise to the protein MADMDELFGSDGDSDNEQRAVASGSGSGSDSEPEVPRSRSHSHSNASGSDSERDEDLGRDGVKPNTKELFGDDSEEERHSQHSDNQSNLSERSGNQSDASMHSEPEDNDQSDAEQHSGSERGHREEEEDGDRRSEAGSPVSGAGSPRSVRGSARSEKSVHSDPEPPLSAPGTPQSIPGXPQSIPGTPQSVPAPPSLSPHPHSGPGTPHSDGEGSGRENQSGDEKWGGGAKSDQSEDEEEKRHQSDEERENSDEDGAGHRSRNKSESWRGSDSEDDFIGRKNKKMAASASDSDSDVGAKKMAASASDSDSDVGAKKMAASASDSDSDVGAKKMMAASASDSDSDVGAKKMAASASDSDSDVGAKKKGKGKKPAADDLFGEADDISSDSDAEKPPTPGQPLDQEEGVEGDHAEEEPVPETRIEVEIPKVSTDLGSDLYFVKLPNFLSVEPRPFDPQYYEDEFEDEEMLDEEGRTRLKLKVENTIRWRAKKGRXGGDARESNARIVKWSDGSMSLHLGNEVFDVYKAPLQGDHNHLFIRQGTGLQGQAVFKTKLTFRPHSTDSATHRKMTLSLADRCSKTQKIRILPMAGRDPESQRSEMIKKEEERLRASIRREGQQRRMREKQHQRGLSAGYLEPDRYDDDEEGDESVSLAAIKSKYKGGGAGGLREERARIYSSDSDEGSDDDKAQRLLKAKKLDSDEEGESSLKRKAGEDEEEEEVEPKKAKKYVISDEEEEEEEDDE